One part of the Treponema sp. OMZ 787 genome encodes these proteins:
- a CDS encoding iron ABC transporter permease has product MKLQFKLAGSIAACILVLILGVGIGSVFVPPQDIIKIILFKIAQKEIAGIESTFIAIVWNVRLPRVLVAFLAGGALAVSGAVMQSILKNPLASSYTMGVSSGAALGAALVILTGFYLPLIPAFTLPLAGTIAGLLTVYTSVKFAALVDKNFENSTIILAGIVFSLFINGIITIIIALNRDGMARLIFWQMGSFASQNIKNFNVLLPICAGCTLILTFLSHEMDLLTFGEEQARTMGVNTKNIKWTLLFSASALTGAVISFVGIIGFIDLIAPHLVRKFFGARHKIVIPMSFCIGGTSMVLCDMIARTILSPQELPVGAITAIAGAPFFCYVYFKGRRRA; this is encoded by the coding sequence ATGAAACTTCAATTCAAGCTTGCAGGCTCAATCGCAGCCTGCATCCTTGTCTTAATCTTAGGGGTTGGAATAGGCTCGGTCTTTGTTCCGCCCCAAGATATAATTAAAATCATCCTTTTTAAAATAGCTCAAAAAGAAATTGCCGGTATCGAATCGACGTTTATTGCGATTGTTTGGAATGTAAGGCTCCCAAGAGTTTTGGTCGCTTTTTTGGCAGGAGGAGCATTGGCAGTAAGCGGGGCAGTCATGCAAAGCATCTTAAAAAACCCCTTGGCTTCTTCTTACACCATGGGTGTTTCATCGGGGGCTGCCCTCGGAGCCGCTCTGGTAATTTTGACGGGGTTCTATCTCCCTCTAATACCCGCTTTTACCCTTCCGCTTGCAGGCACTATTGCAGGCCTCCTTACAGTCTACACTTCGGTTAAATTTGCCGCCTTGGTTGATAAGAATTTTGAAAACTCGACGATTATCTTAGCCGGTATAGTTTTTTCTCTTTTTATAAACGGAATTATAACCATTATAATCGCCCTTAACAGGGACGGAATGGCACGGCTCATATTTTGGCAGATGGGGAGCTTTGCAAGCCAAAACATAAAAAACTTTAATGTCCTTCTGCCTATCTGTGCGGGATGCACCTTGATTCTTACCTTTCTTTCGCACGAGATGGATCTGCTTACCTTCGGAGAGGAACAAGCTAGAACCATGGGAGTCAATACAAAAAATATAAAATGGACTCTTTTGTTTTCGGCTTCCGCCCTTACAGGAGCTGTAATTTCCTTTGTGGGTATAATCGGTTTTATCGATTTGATAGCTCCCCACCTTGTACGAAAATTCTTCGGGGCAAGGCATAAGATAGTTATACCCATGTCCTTTTGCATAGGAGGCACATCCATGGTGCTCTGCGACATGATTGCGCGAACGATTTTGTCTCCCCAAGAGCTTCCCGTCGGAGCAATTACCGCCATCGCAGGTGCCCCGTTTTTTTGCTATGTCTACTTTAAAGGCCGGAGGAGGGCTTAA
- a CDS encoding thioesterase family protein yields MTHTFYVEVRSYELDAYNHVNNAVYLNYLEYARMQFLKKIGFDYIGMIEEGYMLYVSHIDIKYKHSAKLYDKLAIEVTHMDLGKVSGTFLQVVKNEEGKVCAEAKVTWACVDSTGRPVKIPEKYLVPGLQP; encoded by the coding sequence GTGACACATACGTTTTATGTTGAAGTAAGAAGCTACGAGCTTGATGCTTATAATCATGTAAACAATGCAGTTTACCTAAACTATCTGGAATATGCCAGAATGCAGTTTTTAAAAAAAATAGGCTTTGACTATATAGGGATGATTGAAGAAGGCTATATGCTCTATGTATCCCACATAGATATCAAATACAAGCACTCTGCCAAACTTTACGATAAATTGGCCATTGAGGTTACCCATATGGATTTAGGTAAGGTGTCGGGAACTTTTTTGCAGGTAGTAAAAAATGAAGAAGGAAAGGTTTGTGCAGAAGCAAAGGTAACTTGGGCCTGTGTTGACAGCACCGGCCGGCCTGTTAAAATCCCGGAAAAATACTTGGTTCCCGGTCTTCAGCCTTAA
- a CDS encoding ABC transporter substrate-binding protein, whose amino-acid sequence MNKFKKIFFVLTLLLAAGTMVFAGGAKEASLPSINLTMDRAGAPITLPAKVEKIISMAPSTTEILIDLGAADKIIAADTNTQKDKLLKQDIPYFDMMKPDAEKLIALKPDVVFISGMSNAKGNTPFSPLIDAGICVINIPSSSSIEAIYLDIAYIAAVVKQEKNGAKIIADMKNEIEAIRKKGASIAEGKKKKVYFEIGAAPYMYSLGTGTFIHEMIEIIGAQNILADQKSWAAVSDEMVLAKDPDVILTNVNYIPNPIDEIMARSGWASLKAVKGKQVFAVDNNSSSRPNHNIIKALKEMAKTVYPEIYK is encoded by the coding sequence ATGAACAAGTTTAAGAAAATTTTCTTTGTGCTGACCCTGCTTTTGGCAGCCGGCACCATGGTTTTTGCAGGGGGCGCAAAAGAAGCAAGCCTTCCCTCGATTAATTTAACGATGGACAGGGCAGGAGCTCCAATTACCTTACCTGCAAAGGTTGAAAAAATCATTTCGATGGCTCCGTCTACCACCGAAATCCTTATAGATTTAGGTGCCGCCGATAAGATTATCGCAGCCGATACTAACACTCAAAAAGATAAATTATTAAAGCAGGATATTCCATACTTTGATATGATGAAGCCTGATGCCGAAAAACTCATCGCCTTAAAGCCGGATGTTGTTTTTATTTCGGGCATGTCAAATGCAAAGGGAAACACCCCTTTTTCTCCCTTGATTGATGCAGGCATCTGCGTTATCAACATTCCCTCATCTTCAAGTATTGAGGCGATTTATCTTGACATTGCATACATAGCTGCCGTCGTAAAACAAGAAAAAAACGGAGCAAAAATTATTGCAGACATGAAGAATGAAATCGAAGCAATCCGAAAAAAAGGAGCTTCTATTGCCGAAGGCAAAAAGAAGAAGGTCTATTTTGAAATAGGAGCCGCTCCTTATATGTACAGTTTGGGAACAGGAACCTTTATCCATGAGATGATCGAAATTATCGGGGCTCAAAATATCCTTGCCGATCAAAAAAGCTGGGCCGCTGTTTCTGATGAGATGGTTTTGGCAAAGGATCCCGATGTAATTCTAACCAATGTAAACTATATTCCTAACCCCATTGATGAAATAATGGCTAGGTCAGGATGGGCTTCTCTTAAAGCCGTAAAGGGTAAACAGGTTTTTGCTGTTGACAATAATTCTTCTTCAAGACCTAACCACAACATTATCAAGGCCTTAAAGGAAATGGCTAAGACCGTCTATCCTGAAATCTATAAATAA
- a CDS encoding ABC transporter ATP-binding protein: MDHPLIEAKSLYAGYLKTAVLKEISFSVLCGESLCILGPNGCGKTTLLKSLAGLIDYSGEILLDGKNLKGIKHKDIAKKIAFLSQVSSIYFSYSVYDTVMMGRYARLENSSFRSFSKKDRAYVEKCLRAVDVWSLREKKIDELSGGQLQRVYLARTLAQEPEIILLDEPTNHLDLKNQTELIYLLKDICKTENKTVIGVFHDINLALQFADKLLFLKDGKIASFGKKEDILTGEILQSVYGMDVAGWMRESFNLWLTAF, from the coding sequence ATGGATCATCCTCTGATAGAAGCAAAATCACTTTATGCAGGATATTTAAAAACTGCCGTTTTAAAGGAAATCTCTTTTTCGGTTTTGTGTGGAGAAAGTCTTTGCATTTTAGGCCCCAACGGCTGCGGAAAAACGACTCTCTTAAAAAGCCTTGCAGGTCTTATAGATTATTCGGGCGAGATCCTTTTAGACGGTAAAAATTTAAAAGGTATAAAGCATAAGGATATAGCAAAAAAAATCGCTTTTTTAAGCCAAGTCTCTTCGATATACTTTTCATATTCCGTTTACGATACGGTTATGATGGGACGCTATGCCCGCCTTGAAAACTCGTCCTTCCGTTCTTTTTCGAAGAAGGACAGGGCCTATGTAGAAAAATGTTTGAGGGCTGTAGATGTTTGGAGCTTACGAGAAAAGAAAATAGATGAACTTTCAGGCGGTCAGCTTCAGCGGGTCTATCTTGCCCGAACCCTTGCCCAAGAGCCCGAGATTATTCTTTTGGATGAGCCTACAAATCATCTGGACTTAAAAAATCAAACCGAGCTGATTTATCTTTTAAAAGATATTTGCAAAACGGAAAACAAGACCGTAATCGGAGTCTTTCACGATATAAACCTAGCCCTTCAATTTGCCGATAAGCTCCTTTTTTTGAAGGATGGAAAGATTGCCTCATTCGGAAAAAAAGAAGATATTTTAACCGGAGAGATTTTACAATCAGTTTACGGAATGGATGTAGCCGGCTGGATGAGAGAATCTTTTAATTTATGGCTTACAGCTTTTTAG
- a CDS encoding aminoacyl-histidine dipeptidase, which translates to MNPLQNTEPKEVFKWFYEISQIPRGSGNERAISDFLVKFAKDRNLEVHQDKAMNVIIKKSGTAGYEKSPAVIIQGHMDMVCEKEASSNHDFLKDPIKFVVKDGMLYADKTTLGGDDGIAVAYALTVLDSKDIPHPPLEVLITTEEETGMGGAMALTDEHLQGSRLLNIDSEEEGVFLVSCAGGANIHVFFDIKKEAAKGKFLKVTVGGLLGGHSGIEINKQRANSIKLLGRVLYNIKQNEKINIVEISGGSKHNAIAKDAYAVIAVENADAVLKIVEKMAADFKGEYRAVDKLLSLTAAEAQNPSGQMFTKELTHNIIEFMAGIPNGVQYMSMEIPGLVQTSLNNGVLEEIDGRIKFTTSVRSSVKSALDEIVDVLRIQAERCGAEFKKASEYPAWEYSPDSPVRDAAVNVYKKLNGKEPVITAIHAGLECGLLKKTLPTVDAVSFGPNLYDVHTPNEHMDIASVERVWKFLLAYLAELKN; encoded by the coding sequence ATGAACCCATTACAAAACACCGAACCTAAAGAAGTATTTAAATGGTTCTACGAGATCTCTCAGATACCGAGAGGTTCAGGAAATGAAAGAGCTATCAGCGATTTTCTTGTAAAATTTGCAAAAGATAGAAATCTTGAAGTACATCAAGACAAGGCTATGAATGTTATCATAAAGAAGAGCGGAACTGCCGGATATGAAAAATCTCCGGCGGTTATTATTCAGGGACACATGGACATGGTCTGCGAAAAAGAGGCTTCTTCAAACCACGACTTTTTAAAAGACCCGATTAAATTCGTTGTAAAAGACGGAATGCTCTATGCCGATAAGACAACCCTCGGCGGCGACGACGGTATAGCCGTAGCCTACGCTCTTACCGTTCTCGATTCAAAAGATATTCCCCATCCGCCTCTTGAAGTCTTAATTACGACCGAAGAAGAAACCGGAATGGGCGGTGCAATGGCCCTTACCGATGAACATCTGCAAGGAAGCCGGCTTTTAAATATCGATTCCGAGGAAGAAGGCGTATTTTTGGTAAGCTGTGCAGGCGGAGCCAATATACATGTGTTCTTCGATATAAAGAAAGAAGCTGCAAAGGGAAAATTCTTAAAAGTTACCGTCGGCGGTCTTCTTGGAGGGCATTCAGGTATCGAAATAAACAAGCAGAGGGCAAACTCAATCAAGCTCTTGGGCCGTGTTTTATACAATATCAAGCAAAACGAAAAAATTAACATTGTCGAAATTTCAGGCGGTTCAAAGCATAATGCGATTGCAAAGGATGCCTATGCAGTAATAGCCGTTGAAAATGCTGATGCCGTTTTAAAGATTGTCGAAAAAATGGCTGCCGATTTTAAGGGCGAGTACAGGGCTGTCGATAAGCTTTTAAGTCTTACCGCAGCCGAGGCTCAAAATCCGTCAGGCCAAATGTTTACAAAAGAACTTACGCACAACATTATTGAGTTTATGGCAGGTATTCCTAACGGTGTTCAATACATGAGCATGGAAATCCCCGGTCTTGTCCAAACAAGTTTAAATAACGGTGTTTTGGAAGAAATTGACGGAAGAATCAAATTTACAACCTCTGTACGAAGCAGCGTAAAGAGTGCCCTTGACGAAATTGTAGATGTTCTTAGAATCCAAGCAGAACGCTGCGGAGCCGAGTTCAAAAAGGCTTCGGAATATCCCGCTTGGGAGTACAGCCCCGATTCGCCCGTACGGGATGCGGCGGTTAATGTTTACAAAAAACTTAACGGAAAAGAACCCGTTATTACGGCAATACACGCAGGGCTTGAATGCGGCCTTTTAAAAAAGACCCTCCCCACTGTCGATGCTGTCAGCTTCGGTCCCAACCTGTATGATGTACATACGCCGAATGAACACATGGACATCGCATCGGTAGAACGAGTATGGAAGTTCTTATTAGCATATCTTGCCGAATTAAAGAACTAG
- a CDS encoding DUF1361 domain-containing protein, producing the protein MSHYLKNIFKIKSTFSLMFLSFFCIFLSVSRIFIAENYFLIFLVWNLFLAFIPWFVSSILYISKNNKKIVFIIFLPLWLIFFPNALYIVTDFIHLKTAASSMRWYDLILLFSYSFTGLFYGFVSLDFIETKIKILFKLKFTQIFSIIIIYLSAFGIYLGRFLRWNSWDMITNLSSVLSDLFLPIKNPFIHARTWAFILLLGTLFNLLYASFKTFKKD; encoded by the coding sequence ATGAGCCATTACCTTAAAAATATCTTCAAAATTAAGAGTACATTTTCCCTAATGTTCTTATCTTTTTTTTGTATCTTTTTATCGGTTTCAAGAATTTTTATAGCCGAAAATTACTTTTTAATTTTTTTGGTTTGGAATTTATTTTTAGCCTTTATACCTTGGTTTGTTTCTTCAATACTATACATTTCAAAAAACAACAAAAAAATAGTTTTTATTATCTTTTTGCCCTTATGGCTTATTTTTTTTCCTAATGCCCTTTATATCGTTACAGATTTTATCCATTTAAAAACTGCAGCCTCTTCCATGAGGTGGTACGACTTAATTCTCTTATTTTCGTATAGCTTTACCGGCCTTTTTTACGGCTTTGTAAGTTTGGACTTTATCGAAACAAAGATTAAAATCCTTTTTAAGTTAAAATTCACGCAAATCTTTTCGATTATTATCATCTATCTTTCAGCCTTCGGCATCTATCTGGGCAGATTTTTACGCTGGAACTCATGGGATATGATAACAAATTTAAGCTCAGTACTATCGGATCTTTTTTTACCAATAAAAAACCCCTTTATCCATGCCCGCACATGGGCCTTTATTTTATTGCTGGGAACGCTTTTTAATTTGCTTTATGCATCCTTTAAAACTTTTAAAAAAGATTAA
- a CDS encoding metal ABC transporter substrate-binding protein yields MKSVLKVCLLIAVLSSANLFAMGAKETPDNGKKNVAVTFDAMKELTQAVAGDNVNISVIIPPGMEAHDFEPKAKDLAFLSKADILVYNGLGMEFWLEEAVKAVNNKKLIMVEASSGIEPIQAGHHHHDEHGEDCDCEACAGEHEHGKGHDHCHHGEFDPHTWLSLSSAKIMVKNIENALSKVDPANAKSYNENASKYISALDTLLKEYIEKFSKIKNKHFVTGHAAFGYLCRDFSLEQNSVTDIFNENEPNPKELAKLVEYCREHNVKVIFTEEAASPLVSKTLAAELGAKVEKIYTIESPEDNMSYLERMKTNLMRIYENLK; encoded by the coding sequence ATGAAATCTGTTTTAAAAGTATGTTTATTGATTGCAGTTCTTTCATCGGCAAATTTATTTGCGATGGGAGCAAAAGAAACACCGGATAACGGCAAAAAAAATGTTGCCGTTACCTTCGATGCTATGAAGGAGCTTACTCAGGCTGTTGCAGGAGATAATGTTAATATTTCGGTTATCATCCCGCCCGGGATGGAGGCCCATGACTTCGAGCCCAAGGCAAAGGACCTAGCCTTTTTGTCAAAGGCCGATATCTTGGTATATAACGGCTTAGGCATGGAATTTTGGCTTGAAGAGGCCGTAAAAGCCGTCAACAATAAAAAACTTATTATGGTTGAAGCAAGCTCAGGAATCGAACCGATTCAAGCAGGGCATCATCACCATGATGAACACGGCGAAGACTGCGACTGCGAAGCTTGTGCAGGAGAGCACGAACACGGCAAGGGGCATGATCACTGCCATCACGGAGAATTCGATCCCCACACATGGCTCAGCCTTTCTTCGGCAAAAATCATGGTTAAAAATATCGAAAATGCTCTTAGCAAGGTTGATCCGGCAAATGCAAAAAGCTATAATGAAAATGCAAGTAAATATATTTCCGCCCTCGATACCCTTTTAAAAGAATATATCGAAAAATTTTCTAAGATTAAAAACAAACACTTTGTAACGGGGCACGCAGCCTTCGGCTATCTTTGCAGAGACTTTAGCTTGGAGCAAAATTCGGTAACCGACATCTTTAACGAAAACGAGCCTAATCCGAAAGAGCTTGCAAAACTTGTCGAGTATTGCAGGGAGCACAATGTGAAGGTTATTTTTACCGAAGAAGCAGCAAGCCCCCTTGTTTCAAAAACCCTTGCTGCCGAGCTTGGAGCCAAGGTTGAAAAGATTTATACAATCGAAAGCCCCGAAGATAATATGAGCTATCTTGAACGCATGAAAACGAATTTAATGCGGATCTATGAAAATCTAAAATAA